In the Flavobacteriales bacterium genome, GAAGCGCTGCGGAGCCGGTTGCGCGAACGGCTGCAACATGAAGGCTTGGCGGCGCTGGTGCAACATCTCGGGCGGCTCGACGCGGCCACCGCGGCACGCATCGACACGCGGAACCCGCAGCGCGTGCTCCGCGCCCTGGAGGTGTGCCTGGTGACCGGCCGTCCCTACAGCGCGCAGCGCCGCGCACCCCTACAGCGCACCGACATGGACATCGTGCGCGTGGCGCTTCACCCGGCGCGCCCGGTGCTCTATGCCCGCATCAACACCCGGGTGGACGCCATGATGGCCGCGGGACTGATGGACGAAGCGCGGGCCCTGCTCCCGCACCGGCACCTCAACGCCCTGAACACCGTGGGCTACAAGGAACTGTTCCAGCATCTGGACGGGGCGATCCCCCGCGAACGGGCCGTGGAGCTCATCAAGCAGCACACGCGCAACTACGCCAAGCGCCAGCTCACCTGGCTGCGCCGCGAGCCCCGTTGGCATCGCGTGGACCCCGGGGATGGCAGCGACGCGCTGGAACAGGTCCTGCGGCTCCTCCCCTGATCATGGTATGGGGCCCGGCACCTGCCGGACCTAGTTTTGGCGCCCATCTCCGCATCGATGCCGAAGCACATGTCCGTCCTGCTGAACAGTTGGCCCATCCTCCTCCTGCTGCTTCCGCTCGTGCGTTGCTCCGATGGAGGATCCACCGGGAACGAGGCCTCGCGCCAAGTGAACGTGTACAGCCACAGGCACTACGACACGGACAAGGCCCTGTTCGACGCCTTCACCCGGGCCACCGGCATCGAGGTGAACCTGGTGCTGGCCGATGACAACGAGGTGCTGGCACGGCTGGAGCGCGAGGGCGAGCGCAGCCCGTGCGACCTGCTGATCACCAGTGACGCGGGGCGGCTGGGGCAGGCCCGGATGCGCGGCCTCCTGCGTCCGGTGCGCTCCGCGCTCCTCGACAGTGTGGTGCCGGCGGCGCTGCGCGATCCCGAAGGGCATTGGTACGGGCTGACGATGCGGGCGCGCGTGCTGGCCTACAACAGGAACAAGGTGCGTGCGGAGGAACTGCCCACCTACCAGGCGCTGACGGCCCCGCAGTGGAAGGGGCGGCTGCTGGCCCGCTCGTCGGAGAACCTGTACAACCAGAGCCTGATGGCGGCCTTCGTGGCCCACTACGGCCCGGACAGCGCGCAGGCGTGGGCCCGCGGCGTGGCGGCCAACTTCGCCCGCGATCCGAAGGGGGGTGACACCGACCAGCTGCTGGCGTTGGCCGAGGGCATCGGCGATGTGGCCCTTGCCAACAGCTACTACATCGGCAAGCTGATGAGCGGCGACGAGCCGGAACGGGCCAGGGCCCGCGAAGTGATCGCCGTGGCCCTGCCGACGATGGGCGGTTCGGGCACCCACGTGAACGTGAGCGGTGCCGGTGTGGCCAGGCACGCACGGCACGAGGCCGAGGCCATCGCCCTGCTGGAGTTCCTGTTGGGTGCCGAAGCCCAGCGCGCCTTCGCCGAGGGCAACAAGGAGTATCCCGTGCGCCGCGGTGTGGCGGTGGACCCGGTGCTGGAGTCCTTCGGCACGCTCACCCCCGACACGCTCGATCTGGCGCAGTTGGGCCTGAACAACGCCACGGCCGTGAAGCTGCTGCAGGCCGCCGGCTGGCGCTGAGCCATGGCCACCCGTCGGAGCTTGGGCGCACGCGGCATCGCACCTGGTGCGGCCGTGCTGCTCGCCCTGCCGGTGCTGGCTCCGTTGCTGGTCGTGCTCACCGCGCCCTGGCACGCCAGGGCCGTGGAGTGGCCCCATGTGTGGCGCACGATCATCCCCGCGCATACCAGCGAGACCCTGCTCCTCCTGGGCGGCACGGTGTTCCTGGCCACGGCACTGGGCACCGGCTGCGCCTGGCTGGTGGCCGCCTTCGACTTCCCGGGGCGGCGGATCTTCCGATGGGCCCTGGTGCTGCCGCTGACCGTGCCCACCTACATCGGTGCGATCACCTACGCCGCCCTGCTGGGCCCCACCGGCAGCATCAGCCTCCAGGTGCATGCCGCCACCGGTTGGCGTCCCGACATCGTCGATCTGCCCGGGCTGTGCGTCGTGCTCGGCCTGGTGCTCTACCCCTATGTCTACCTCCCGGCCCGTGCGGTGTTCTCCGGCGGCCTGCGCGATGCGCTGGACGCCGCACGGCTGCTGGGCGCGCGCGGGGTTCGACGGTTCCGCGCCGTGGCGCTGCCCCTGGCACGACCGGCCATCGCCGGCGGCGCGCTGCTGGTGGCCATGGAGACGCTGAACGACTACGGTGCGGTGAAGTTCTACGGCATCCGCACCCTGACCACGGCCATTTTCCAGAGCTGGGGCGGACTCTACGACCTGGGCAGCGCGCTGCGGATCGGCGGGCTGCTGCTGGGGCTGGTGGCCCTGCTGCTGCTGCTGGAGCGCCGCAGCCGCCGCCATCGGAGACAGGCCACCGAAGACCCCGCGCTTCAGCGCACGCCCCTCCGCGGCGCACGGGGCAGCGCGGCCGCCACCGCCTGTGGACTGGTGCTCGGGCTCGGCTTCGTGCTGCCTGCGGTCAAGCTGCTGGGCGATGCGTGGTCCGTGCTTCCCCGCTGGGAGGCCGCCACCGACCTGCTGGCCCTGGGCCGCACCGTGGGCGTGGCCGGTGCGGCGGCGGCCGCCACCCTGCTGCTGGCCCTGCTGCTGAGCTTCGCCTGGCGCCATGGCCGCGGTCCCTGGGTGCAGGCGCTGGTGCAGGCCTCCGGGCTGGGCTACGCCATCCCCGGCGCGGTGATCGCCGTGGGCGTGATGACCGCGGCCGGCGGGTTGGACCGGGCGCTGGGGCTGCCGTTCACCCTGATCGGCAGCATCGGTGTCCTGGTCTACGCGTTCGCCGTGCGCTTCCTGGCCGTGGCCCTTCACCCCGTGCAGGGCGGCCTGGCCCGTCAATCCATCGCACAGGACGAAGCGGCGCGGATGCTGGGCGCCTCCCCCGTGCGCACCTACCTGCGCATCAACCTCCCCGCCCTGCGGCCGGTGATGCTCGCCGCGCTCGTGCTGGTGGCCATCGACGTCATCAAGGAACTGCCGCTCACGCTCATCCTGCGCCCCTTCGACTTCGACACCTTGAGCACCCGCGTGTTCGAACAGGCGCGCATCGAAGCGATGGAGGCCGCGGCGCCTCCGGCCCTGCTCATCGTGCTCTGCGGGTTGGTGCCCGTGCTGGTGCTGGACCGCCTGGCGGAACGACGGGCGCAGGCTTGATCACCGCGTGCACGCCCGCACCACCATCACCAGCAGGCAGCCCAGGAAGAGCAGGATGCTGATGCGGTTGATGCCGTGCATGAAGCGCAGGTTCAGGTTGCCCTCGCTGCGCCCGAACAGCGTGGCCGGGTTGAGGTAGTAGGCGATGCGCTTCCAGAACATGGCGTGAAGGTAGGTGCTGGAGCAACGGACGAAGGACCCCTCAGGTTCGGTCCTCCTCCGGACCGGAGACCAGCCCGCGCAGGGTGGCCAGATGATGATCGTCGTGCTCGGCGATCCAGAGCAGCATGTCCATGGGACGCATGGGGCGGTCCTTGCAGGGGTGCGAGGCCACATGCAGCAGTGAGGCCTGCGAGAGACGCTCCACACGGCGCAGGAAGGCCTTGCGCTTCAGGTGCAGCTCCTCGAGCACATCACCCAGGCTGCGTCCCCGCTGCCCGGTCAGGGCCCGGTCCTGGTCGGACAGGTCGATCACGCACAGGCGCGGCCGGCGCAGCTCGAAATCGGTCACGCGCTCCTCGAACCGGTCCTGCAGCGTGATCAGATGGCCCAGGTGCTCCATCACGCTCCACTTGCCGCTGATGCGCAGGCTGAGCGCCTCGGGGCTGCGGTGCTGGAGCAGGGCACGCAACCGATGGGGAGTGCCGCGCACGCGCTCCACAAGCACGGGCAGTTCATCCAATCCGCGGCCGAAAGGCAGCTGGCGCTGGTTCCAGGGAACGGGTCGCATCATCGCAAGGTAGTGACGGCCCTGGAACGGCGCCAGTGGCCCGACAAGGGTGCCCGGCGGGTGGCGGACCTACCTTTGTGACACTCCCCTGACGCGTGCCCTTCCAGCTCGTTTCCGAGTTCATCCCCACGGGTGATCAGCCCGAGGCCATCCGCCAGTTGGTGGCCGGCGCGCGGGAAGGCGTGCCGTTCCAGACCCTGCTGGGCGTCACCGGATCGGGCAAGACCTTCACCGTGGCCAACATGATCGCGGAGCTGGACCGGCCCGCGCTGATCCTGAGCCACAACAAGACGCTGGCCGCCCAGCTCTACGGCGAGTTCAAGCACTTCTTCCCGCACGACCGGGTGGAGTACTTCGTGAGCTACTACGACTACTACCAGCCCGAGGCCTATCTGCCCACGACGAACACCTACATCGAGAAGGACCTCAGCATCAACCAGGAGATCGAGAAGCTGCGGTTGAGCGCCACCAGCGCGCTGCTGAGCGGGAGGCGCAACGTGATCGTGGTGGCCAGCGTGAGCTGCATCTACGGCATCGGCAACCCGGCGGAGTTCCACCGCAGCATGGTGGAGGTGCGCACCGGACAGAAGGTGAGCCGCAACAAGCTGCTGCTTCAGCTGGTGGAAGCGCTGTACAGCCGCAAGGATGCCGAGCCCACGCGCGGCCAGTTCCGCGTGCGGGGCGATGTGGTCGAGGTGTTCCTCGCCTACGCGGACGAGGGCATGCGCATCCACTTCTGGGGCGACGAGATCGAACGGCTGGAACGCTTCGACGTGCAGGGCGGCCGCACCATCGAGGCGGTGGACCGCACCACCATCTATCCGGCGAACATCTTCGTCACCAGCCGAGACACCATGAACGCGGCCCTGCAGGCCATCCAGGAGGACTGCGGGCGGCAGGTGGAGTTCTTCAAGAGCATCGGCAAGCACCTGGAGGCCAAGCGGCTGGAGGAGCGCACGTTGTACGACCTGGAGATGATGCGTGAGCTGGGGTATTGCTCGGGCATCGAGAACTACAGCCGCTATTTCGATCATCGGCAGCCCGGGCAGCGGCCCTTCTGCCTGCTGGATTACTTCCCGAAGGACTTCCTGATGGTGATCGACGAGAGCCACGCCACCATCGGGCAGGTGCAGGCCATGTACGGCGGCGACCGCAGCCGCAAGAAGAACCTGGTGGAATACGGGTTCCGCCTGCCCAGCGCGATGGACAACCGGCCGCTCACCTTCGCGGAGTTCGAGGGCATGCTGGGCCAGACCGTCTTCGTGAGCGCCACCCCGGCGGACTACGAGCTGCAGCGCTGCGAAGGCGTGGTGGTGGAGCAGGTGGTGCGCCCCACAGGCCTGCTGGACCCGCCCATCGAGGTGCGGCCCAGCCGGGACCAGATCGACGACCTGCTGCACGAGGTGCGGCTGCGCGAGCAGCGCAGCGAACGCGTCCTGGTGACGACGCTCACCAAGCGCATGGCCGAGGAGCTCAGCACCTTCCTCGGCCGGAACGGCGTCAAGTGCAAGTACATCCACAGCGAGGTGGAGACCCTGGAACGCATCGAGATCCTGCGGCAGCTGCGACTGGGCCTGTTCGATGTGCTGGTGGGCGTGAACCTGCTGCGCGAAGGCCTTGACCTGCCGGAGGTGAGCCTGGTGGCCGTGATCGATGCCGACAAGGAGGGCTTCCTGCGCAGCGACCGCAGCCTGACCCAGACGGCCGGGCGGGCGGCGCGGAACGTCAACGGCCGCGTCATCTTCTACGCCGACACGGTGACCGAGAGCATGCAGCGCACCATCGACGAGACGGAGCGGCGCCGCGCCAAGCAGATGGCCTACAACGCCGAGCACGGCATCACCCCGCAGCAGATCAGGCGCGACCGGCAGGATGTGATCCGGCAGACCGGTGTGCTGGAGGCGAGCGAGCGCGTACCGCCGCAGGCCTATGTGGAGCCCGAGGCCCTGAGCCTGGCCGCCGACCCCGTGGTGGCCTACATGACCGCCGACCAGCTCGCCGAGAACTGCCGCATCCTGGAGCAGGAGATGCGCAAGGCGGCCAAGCAGATGGACTTCATCAATGCCGCGCAGCTGCGCGACGAGCTCTTCGCCATGCGCAAGCTGCTGGAGGAGCGGCAGCAGGCCTCCAACGAAGCCTGAGATCGGGCGTCGGGCGGAGCACCCGTGATGCTACTTTGCGCGTCCTGTTGCGCACACACCATGAAACACCTTCTACCCGGAACCTTCGCCTCCCTCGCCTTTCTGACCGCCGCACCCCTGCTCGCCCAGTTGGAGTTCGGCGGACGCCCCTACGGTCTTGACCGCTCGGTGCATGGCCTCCCCGAGCCCCCGGTGGCCGTGATGCCCGTGGTGGACCCCGCACCGCTCCTCGCCGAGGATGAGGCCCGGCTGGCCAATGGGAACAAAGGCCCGTACCGCTACGGCGTGGTCCATGCCACCGACCTGGGGTTGGACAACAGCGGGAGTTGGACCGTGCTCTCCAACGGGGACAGGGTCTGGCAGCTTGGCATCGAATGCCCGGCCGCCTTCAGCATCGACATGGTGTTCACGACCTACGTGGTCCCTGAAGGTGCGCGCGTGTACGTGCACACGCCCAATGGCGAGCACCTCGGTGCGTTCACCGCGGCCAGCAACGGGGGCTTCACGCAGATGGGTGTGGCACCCATGACCGGCGACCGCATCACCATCGAGTATGTGGAACCGGCCTCCGTGGCCGGTCAGGGCGACCTGCGCATCGGCGAAGTGATCCACGCCTATCGCGACATCATGGGCACCACCAAGGGGCTCAACGACAGCGGCGCCTGCAACAACAACGTGATCTGCCCGGAAGGCGATCCATGGAGGGACCAGATCCGTTCGGTGGCGTTGATCAGCGGTGGCGGAGGGCTCTGCACCGGTCAGTTGATGAACAACTGCGCCCAGGATGAGACCCCTTATTTCCTCACAGCCAATCACTGCGTGCAGGGAGGGATCAATCCGGCCACGGCGATCTACCGGTTCCGTTGGGAAAGCCCCACCTGCACCCCCACCCAGAACGCACCCACGAACAAGACCATCAGCGGGGCGCAACAGCTGGCGACCAATGCCGGATCGGACATGGCCTTCCTTCAGTTGAACAGTTCCCCTCAGGACAGCTGGGAGGTCTTCTACACGGGTTGGAACAAGGGGACCACGGCGGCGACGAGCGTCACTGCCATCCATCATCCTTCGGGCGACATCAAGAAGATCTCCTTCGAAGAGCAGCCTGTGACCAGTGGATCCTACGGCGGTGCACAGTGCTGGAAGGTGGCCGCCTGGGATGATGGCACCACCGAGGGCGGATCCTCCGGAAGCGGCCTGTGGGACCAGAACGGCCTGCTCGTGGGCCAGCTCTACGGCGGTCAGGCGAACTGTAATTTCAACTTCAACGACTATTACGGCAAGTTCAACGTGAGCTTCCCCTTCCTGGAGCAATGGCTGGGCGATTGCGGCACCACCCTGCCCGGACTTGATCCCGCCACGGTGAGCGTTGCGGAGCTCGATGAGGCCGCCGCCATCGGTCTGGCCCCCAACCCCACCACCGGCACCGTGCTGGTGACGCTTCCCGCCTTGGGTGATGGCACGGCCGTGCTGCGCCTCACCGACGCCCTGGGCCGCGTGGTGGCCGAGCGGAACGTGGCGCGTGGCACCGAGCGGCTCACCCTCGACCTTGGAGGCCAAGCGGACGGCCTCTACCTCGTTGACCTGCGGCAGAACGACCGGCGTGTGGTGCAGCGCCTGCTGCTGGAACGCTGAACCGCATCTCCGGATCCCATGGGAAGGCGACCCGCACGGTCGCCTTCCGCTTTCCAGGCCGCCCGTACCTTGCGGCAACGCTCGCCCCCTCGCGCGCGTCCTACCACCGACCCTTTCGTCATGCACCGGACCACGATCCTGATCGGCCTGTTGGCCGCTCCGCTCCTCTCCCTGGCGCAGCCCGCGTTCGGCGGGCGCCCGTTCGGACTTTCCGCACCGAAGTATGGCCTGCCCGCACCGGTGCTGCTGACCCTGCCCGAGGTGGATGTGGCGGCGCGCATGGCCGAGGACGACCTGCATGCCCAGCAAGGACGGCCGGGACCAGCGCGGTTCGGTGTCGTGCACCCCACCGCCTTCGACCTGGAGCACCACGGCAGCTGGCACAATGGGCCCGATGGGCTTCGCATCTGGCAGCTGGCGCTGCATTGTCCGGGTGCCATGGCGGTGGGCGTCACCTTCACCGACTTCCGCATCCCGGAGGGCGGTCGGGTGTTCGTGTACGATCCGCAGGGCCCCTACCGCGGCGGCTTCACGGCAGCGAGCGCACCGGGGCAGCTGAGCATGGGTACCGTGCCCCTCGCGGGCCACACGGTGGTGGTGGAAGTGCAGGAACCCGCCTCGGCAACCGGCCTCACGAGGCTCACCATCGGCGAGGTGGTGCATGCCTACCGCGATCCCTTCGGGGGCGCGAAGGGTTTCGGTGACAGCGGATCGTGCAACATCAACGTGATCTGCCCGGACGGCGATCCGTGGCGCGACCAGATCCGCAGTGTGGCACTGATCATGGCCGGTGGTGGCACCTGCACCGGTCAGTTGCTGAACAACTGCGCCGAGGACGGCACGCCCTACTTCCTCACCGCCAACCACTGCGTGAGCGGCAGCACGGCCAACTGGGTCTTCGTGTTCAACTGGGACAGCCCCACCTGCACCCCCACCAACAACGCCCCGGACAACGAGACGGTGGCGGGCAGCACCCTGCTGGTGAACGACCCGGGCACCGATGTGGCGCTGCTGGAGCTGAGCGCGGCACCGCCGGACACCTTCAACGTGTTCTACTCGGGCTGGGACCACAGCGGCGCGTTTCCCGACAGCCTGATCGGGATCCACCATCCCCGCGGCGACATCAAGAAGATCAGCCGCGACCTGGACCCGCCCCTGCAGGGCACCTTCGGAAGCCCGCCCGCCCAGTGCTGGCACATCCAGACCTGGGACCACGGCACCACCGAGCCCGGCTCCAGCGGCAGCGGGGTGTGGGACCAGAACAAGCGGCTGGTGGGTCAGCTCTTCGGCGGCCAGGCCGACTGCAGCAATAGCGTGAACGACTATTACGGCCGCTTCGACCTGAGCTGGCCGCTGCTGGAGCAATACCTGGGCACCTGCGGACCGACGCTGGACGGCTGGGACCCGAACGGGCTCGTCCCCACCACGAACGACGCAGCGGTGACCGCCATCTTCGACCTGCCCGAGCAGCTCTGCGGCATCGACAGCATCACGCCGTACGTGACCCTGAAGAACAATGGCACGGCAGTGCTCACGGGCGCGACCCTGCTGGTGACCGTGGATGCCGGAGCGCCCGTGCCGCAACCCTGGAGCGGCGGCCTTCAGCCCGGGCAGACGATGAACGTGCCCCTCGGCACGCTGTACGTCGGTAACGGCACGCATACGCTGACGGTGGCCAGCAGCCTGCCCAACGGCCTCACCGATGGAAACCCGGCCAACGACGCCTCCAGCAAGGAATTCCTGGTGGCCTTCCCCGCGCAGGACGTATCGATCATCCTGACGCTCGACGCCTGGGGCAGCGAGACCACCTGGGAGCTGTCCACCGACCAGGGCACGATCCTCGACGAGGGCGGCCCCTACCTGAACGGCGCACCCGGCCAGGAGGTGGACCTCTCCTATTGCCTCGGCGATGGCTGCTACATCTTCACCCTCGAGGATGTGGCGGGTGATGGCATCTGCTGCGACTACGGCGACGGCGGACTGGTAGTGCTCGACGGCGACAGTGTGCTGCTGGCGGAGAGCGATGGCCAGTTCACCGATCTGGAGGAGGTCACCTTCTGCATCACGGGCACGGGCATCGCCTCGCACGACGACGCGGCGGCCTTCACCCTGTGGCCCAATCCGGCGAACGACCAGCTCACGGTGGAATGCTCCTGGGCCGAGCGGATCATCGTGTACGACCTGACCGGCCGCCCCATGCTCGGCGTGGGCCTGCGGACCGGCAGCACGCGCCACGCGGTGGACATCACCACACTGGCCGCCGGAGGCTACGTGGTGGAATGCATGGGCGAAGGCCTCCGGCGCGCCCTGCCCCTGTTGATCCAGCGCTGAGCCTTAGTAGCGCCAAGCGTAGTACACGAGTTTCAGGTACTCGTTGGCGAGCATCACCAGCCCGTCCTCGTAGCGCCACCATTCCTCTTCGCGGAACTGGACGGCCGGTGCACCATGCAGCAGCACGGTGATGCCGCCGGCCCGCGGATGGCGGGCGAACACCCGGTGGATGCGTCGTAGGTGGAACTTCGAGGACAGCACCATGATCGTATCGTGCCCGGCACGATGCGCGTGGACCAGGATGGCGTCCGCCTCCTCCATGGTGCTGGTGCCGTAGTGGATGGCGGATCCCCTCCCCACCGGCAGTCCCGCGCGTTCCGCAGCCTGGAGCGACACATCGGCCTCCGGCAGCGGGATCCCCATCGACTCCAGGACGGTGGGGATGTTGGAACCGGTGAACCAGGCGTGGTCGCACCACCCGGCCTGCATCACGCGGGCGGCCTCACGGCCGCGGTCCAGCGAGGCGCCCCCCAGCACGTAGAGGGCATCGGCGTGGCGGAGGGCATCCTCGCGGATGAGGAAGGCACCCGAAGCGCGCAGCACCGGCACCCGGAACAGCCACAGTCCTCCGGCGATGCCGAGCAGGACCAGCAGGAGGACGGGCGCACGACCGGAAAGCAAGCGAACGGACATGCGCCGTGACGGTCAATAGGCGCCGCTGCGCCGCCGAAGCGCCCACTCCAGCGTGAGCAGCGCGAGGAAGAGCAGGAAGGGCCAGCGGAGCGCGATCAGGTCCGTGGTGCTGGCGTAGGCGTGGCTCCGTGGCGCCAGCCGTTGATCGGCGAGCAAGGCGTCGCGCAGTGGGCCCAGGCCGCCGGGCCGCACCATGAGCCCCCCGGTGCCGGCCGCCAGGTCGGCCAGCAGGGCATGGTCCGCCACGGTGCGCGCCGATTCCACCTGCACGGGCCGCACCATGAACTCGCCGGTGGCCGTGAACGGGGTGCCGTCGTAGGTGGTGCGGGCCGTGTACGTGTAGCGGCCCGGGGCGGCGCCGTTGATCACCAGCCGATGACCACGACCGCTGCGGCTGAAGGCGTAGGGCCGTTCCAAGCCCTCTTCGTCCTTCAGCACGAGCTCCACTTCGGCATCGCCGACCAGTTCGAAGGCCGCGTCGTACAGCTCGGCCTGCAGCTCCACCGGCTCCTGATCGTCGAACACGTCGGCATGCTGCACGCGGAACCGATCGGCGGAGGAGCGGTTGGCCATCAGCTGGGCCAGCTTGCGGAAGAAGCCGTCGAACCGGTCGGTGCCGCCGTTCTGCTGCTGATCGGCCAGTCGCCAGCGCCAGAGGCCTTCGCCCACGATCACCGCTGCGCGTGGTCCGGTCTGCGAACGCTGCACAAGCAGGAGCGGCTGATCGGTGTTCACCATTCCGATGCGTTGCCGGAAGCAGGTGACCGCACCGGGACCGGCCTGGTATTGGGCGAAGGGCACCTGCAGGGGCGGAAAACGCTCGAAGGCCTGCGCCGTCGCCGGGTCCACCTGGAACAGGGCGAACGACGGCTCGAACAGGGGCCGGGCATCGGTGAGGGCGGTGCGCTGGGCGCCCTCCAGCCGCAGACCGACCCCAAGGGCGTTGACCGCTTCGGCATCGACCTCGGTGCCGAGGATGAGCAGCAGCGGCACATTGCGCTCGCGGCATCGCGCGATCAGCGACCGGCCGTCCTGCCGCACGTTCGGGATGCGGTGCAGCACCACCAGATCGAAGGCCGCGACGTCCGCCGGCACCTTGTCCATCGTGGCCGTGGTCACCGTGTACGCTTCGGAGCCGGAGAGGGCGCGGGACAGGGCGCCCAGGTCGGGGTGCGGCGCATCGGCCAGCAGCAGGATGCGCTGCCGGTCATCGAGCACCTGCACCACCACCTCCGCGGAGTTGTTGCGGTCCGAGTGTTCGCCTTCCACCGGGCGCAGCACCACGGTGAAGCGCTGCATGCCGGTGGCGGTGGCCTTCACCAGCAGGGGCACCTGCTGGACGTACGGATCGGCGGTCACCACCACCTCGCGT is a window encoding:
- a CDS encoding YdcF family protein; this encodes MSVRLLSGRAPVLLLVLLGIAGGLWLFRVPVLRASGAFLIREDALRHADALYVLGGASLDRGREAARVMQAGWCDHAWFTGSNIPTVLESMGIPLPEADVSLQAAERAGLPVGRGSAIHYGTSTMEEADAILVHAHRAGHDTIMVLSSKFHLRRIHRVFARHPRAGGITVLLHGAPAVQFREEEWWRYEDGLVMLANEYLKLVYYAWRY